The following coding sequences are from one Mesotoga sp. Brook.08.105.5.1 window:
- a CDS encoding ABC transporter permease: MLNVFRRLINNPIYIVSMAIIIVIIMVTLLPGLFAPYDPYKMNMDSFMSKPTWSHLFGGDQFGRDVFSRSIYGVQKSVIIASSAIALSAIIGTLLGLLSGYIGGWTDLIIMRIMDSFFAFPSLILALFIIALFGSSMANLIFAIGLVYVPIFARTVRGATLSLKDSLYVKASKALGKKGISIMLTDILPNISSILIVTFTTNVSTALLTEASLGFLGLGLPPPEPTLGGMVGQGTSYLLSAPWIVLFPGLMIAIIVLSLNILGDGLRDALDPRISR, translated from the coding sequence TTGCTTAATGTATTCAGAAGACTTATCAATAATCCAATTTACATAGTGAGTATGGCGATTATCATAGTTATAATCATGGTGACTCTGCTTCCTGGTTTGTTTGCTCCGTACGATCCGTATAAGATGAATATGGATTCTTTCATGAGCAAACCCACCTGGAGTCATCTGTTTGGTGGAGACCAGTTTGGAAGAGACGTGTTCTCAAGATCAATATATGGAGTTCAGAAGAGTGTGATCATTGCGTCCAGCGCAATAGCACTATCTGCTATTATAGGGACCTTGTTGGGACTCCTTTCCGGCTACATAGGCGGCTGGACTGATCTGATAATCATGAGGATCATGGACAGTTTTTTTGCCTTCCCTTCGTTAATACTGGCTCTCTTCATTATTGCACTATTTGGTTCAAGCATGGCCAATCTGATATTCGCAATAGGGTTGGTCTACGTCCCGATTTTTGCAAGGACTGTTAGGGGAGCCACTTTGTCTCTGAAGGACAGTCTGTATGTAAAGGCATCAAAGGCGTTGGGAAAGAAGGGTATTTCAATAATGTTGACCGACATCCTTCCAAACATCTCCTCTATACTCATAGTCACTTTCACAACAAACGTATCAACTGCCCTTCTTACAGAAGCATCTCTTGGGTTTCTTGGTCTTGGTTTACCTCCACCAGAACCTACTTTGGGAGGTATGGTAGGTCAAGGCACATCTTATCTACTTAGCGCACCATGGATCGTCCTCTTTCCCGGTCTTATGATCGCCATAATCGTACTGAGCCTGAATATTCTCGGAGATGGTCTTAGGGATGCGCTTGATCCAAGAATCAGCAGATAA
- a CDS encoding DUF1667 domain-containing protein, translating to MKRHITCVICPVGCKISVRKKDEKYEVTGNKCPRGQEYALNELVMPKRILTTSVRVLNGELPLASAKTTGPIDRALILEKMSLIRRIAVEAPVKIGDVLIDDIDGEGTSLVATRPVGRIETSNQ from the coding sequence ATGAAACGACATATTACCTGTGTGATCTGCCCCGTAGGTTGCAAGATATCTGTAAGAAAGAAGGATGAGAAATACGAAGTAACTGGTAACAAATGCCCAAGAGGTCAGGAATACGCACTCAATGAACTCGTAATGCCGAAACGAATACTTACGACCAGCGTGAGAGTTTTGAACGGAGAACTCCCTCTTGCTTCAGCGAAGACCACAGGCCCAATTGACAGAGCCCTAATACTCGAAAAGATGAGCTTAATCAGAAGAATAGCCGTTGAGGCGCCGGTGAAGATAGGGGACGTTTTGATAGATGACATCGACGGTGAGGGAACTTCACTTGTCGCTACTCGACCAGTCGGAAGAATCGAAACCTCCAATCAGTAG
- a CDS encoding NADH-dependent [FeFe] hydrogenase, group A6, translating into MPVTITINGKDYSVKEDQSILEACREVGMDIPTLCYHPALSVVGSCRVCVVEVEGARSLSPACATQVADGMKIKTNSERVNKAVRFNLGLLLSNHPNDCMTCDVNGRCEFQDLIYQYDVKDMFPKTLRNVSYDTSSPSLFRDMNKCIDCGRCVRACDELQGLSILSPVNRGYHVLPLPALGAPIAATDCINCGQCSAVCPVGAITERMEFRDVVAELKRHDKVLIAQTAPSVRVALAEEFGELPGTVSTGKMVAALRKLGFDYVFDTNFSADLTILEEGSELLERVKEGGKFPMFTSCCPGWVNMMEKLYPEYTENLSTAKSPQEMMSALVKTFFAEKIGKRPEDIYLVSIMPCTAKKDEKGRDTLQVRGAQSTDAVLVTRELGKLIKMHKIPFESLEEEEYDNPLGISTGAAAIFGATGGVMEAALRTAYEVYTGEELPRLDFDFARGFEGVKEAEIEMKGTKVKVAIAHGGSNVVKLMDKIRSGEAFYHFVEIMACPGGCIGGGGQPKSSVPGYLEKRMEAIYSIDKSSKIRKSHENPGILKLYEEYLEKPLGHLSHELLHTHYKNNSKSVIERKKELEEIAKG; encoded by the coding sequence GTGCCCGTGACAATTACCATTAACGGCAAGGACTATTCCGTGAAAGAGGATCAGAGTATTCTTGAGGCTTGCCGTGAAGTTGGAATGGATATTCCAACGCTCTGTTATCACCCTGCCCTCTCTGTTGTTGGATCATGCAGGGTCTGTGTCGTCGAGGTTGAGGGAGCTCGTAGTCTCTCGCCCGCATGCGCAACTCAGGTCGCTGATGGAATGAAGATTAAGACGAATTCTGAAAGAGTGAACAAGGCCGTAAGATTCAACCTTGGTCTTCTGCTTTCAAATCACCCCAATGACTGTATGACCTGTGATGTGAATGGTAGATGCGAGTTTCAGGATCTGATATATCAATACGATGTTAAAGACATGTTCCCGAAGACCCTCAGAAATGTTTCTTATGACACTTCCAGTCCATCGCTGTTCAGAGACATGAACAAGTGTATTGATTGTGGAAGATGCGTTAGAGCATGTGATGAACTCCAGGGCCTATCAATTCTATCACCTGTAAATAGGGGATATCATGTTCTGCCTTTACCCGCTCTCGGAGCCCCTATTGCAGCTACTGACTGTATAAATTGTGGTCAGTGTTCAGCGGTATGCCCGGTTGGAGCTATTACCGAAAGGATGGAGTTCAGAGATGTTGTTGCCGAACTGAAGAGACATGATAAAGTTCTCATTGCGCAGACGGCTCCTTCAGTGCGCGTTGCGTTGGCTGAAGAGTTTGGAGAACTTCCCGGAACCGTTAGCACCGGCAAGATGGTTGCTGCACTCAGAAAGCTAGGGTTCGACTATGTGTTCGATACGAATTTCTCTGCTGACCTGACAATTCTGGAGGAAGGCTCTGAACTACTCGAAAGAGTTAAGGAAGGTGGAAAGTTCCCGATGTTCACCTCTTGTTGCCCTGGATGGGTTAACATGATGGAGAAACTATACCCGGAGTACACCGAGAACCTTTCAACTGCCAAGTCTCCTCAAGAAATGATGAGTGCTCTTGTCAAGACTTTCTTCGCGGAGAAGATTGGTAAAAGGCCGGAAGACATTTACCTGGTCTCCATCATGCCTTGTACTGCTAAGAAAGATGAGAAGGGGAGAGATACACTTCAAGTAAGAGGTGCCCAATCGACGGATGCAGTTCTGGTAACCAGGGAGCTCGGGAAACTTATCAAAATGCATAAGATACCCTTCGAGTCGCTTGAAGAGGAAGAATACGACAATCCTCTTGGGATCTCAACAGGAGCTGCAGCTATCTTCGGAGCAACTGGAGGCGTCATGGAAGCGGCTTTGAGAACCGCGTACGAGGTATACACCGGGGAAGAGTTGCCCAGACTTGACTTCGACTTTGCTCGCGGATTCGAAGGTGTGAAGGAAGCTGAAATAGAAATGAAGGGCACTAAAGTAAAAGTTGCGATTGCTCATGGTGGAAGCAATGTTGTCAAGTTGATGGACAAGATACGTTCAGGTGAAGCCTTCTACCATTTTGTCGAGATAATGGCATGTCCAGGTGGCTGTATAGGTGGCGGCGGTCAACCGAAATCGAGTGTTCCTGGTTATTTGGAAAAGAGAATGGAAGCAATATATAGTATTGACAAGTCTTCCAAAATCAGGAAATCTCATGAAAATCCGGGAATTCTAAAGCTTTACGAAGAGTATTTGGAGAAGCCCCTAGGACACCTCTCACACGAACTACTCCATACTCATTACAAGAACAACAGCAAGAGCGTAATTGAGAGAAAGAAGGAGCTTGAGGAAATCGCCAAAGGGTAG
- a CDS encoding asparagine synthetase A — protein sequence MESTGRLSTRILEHLSDPLVKSAVRVKSALLGEANNFLRGKGFVELLPTVVSPITDPLNHEVHNAKFHYYDQEYRLTQSMIFHKQLACKSFDRIFIVSPNVRLETSEKALSGKHLFEFSQIDLEIKNASRDDVMLLVEDLLASVITTIKESCRRELEYLSSDPLVPSRPFAKVKFMDAYEQYGKDFETVLSSSFTEPFWLIDFPIWEREFYDLLSDDGKTLKDMDLILPKGFGETLSGGEREWEHPRIINRMEFKGTDPEELAWYMEIAEMRELIPTAGCGIGVERLARYVCSLDNVLKTRLFPKVPGQSWI from the coding sequence ATGGAAAGCACAGGGAGACTAAGCACAAGGATACTGGAACACCTGAGCGACCCACTAGTAAAATCGGCAGTTAGAGTTAAGTCCGCACTGCTGGGAGAAGCAAACAACTTCCTTCGGGGAAAAGGCTTTGTGGAACTTCTTCCCACCGTTGTATCTCCGATAACCGATCCACTGAACCATGAAGTTCATAACGCGAAGTTTCATTATTACGATCAGGAGTATCGTCTAACGCAGTCTATGATTTTCCACAAGCAGTTGGCATGCAAGTCATTTGACAGGATTTTCATAGTATCTCCTAACGTGAGACTAGAGACTTCTGAGAAGGCGCTGTCGGGAAAACATCTTTTCGAATTCAGTCAGATCGATCTGGAAATCAAGAACGCGTCCAGAGATGACGTGATGTTACTTGTTGAAGATCTGCTGGCCAGCGTAATTACAACAATTAAAGAGAGCTGTAGAAGGGAACTGGAGTATCTGTCTTCAGACCCTTTAGTACCCTCCCGACCATTCGCAAAAGTGAAGTTCATGGATGCTTACGAACAGTATGGAAAAGACTTCGAAACCGTTCTGTCCTCCAGCTTCACTGAACCCTTCTGGTTGATAGACTTCCCAATTTGGGAGAGGGAGTTCTACGACCTCCTGTCTGATGATGGAAAGACACTCAAAGACATGGACTTGATTCTTCCAAAAGGATTCGGAGAGACCTTGTCTGGTGGAGAGAGAGAGTGGGAACACCCAAGGATTATTAACAGAATGGAATTCAAAGGTACTGACCCCGAAGAACTTGCCTGGTACATGGAGATAGCAGAAATGAGAGAACTCATTCCAACAGCGGGTTGTGGAATTGGAGTCGAAAGACTTGCCAGATATGTATGCTCTCTTGACAACGTCCTGAAAACCAGGCTATTCCCGAAAGTTCCAGGGCAGAGCTGGATATAA
- a CDS encoding NAD(P)/FAD-dependent oxidoreductase — MQAVVIGGGVVGSLIARELTRYKIEVVLVEKSEDIGQGVTKANSAILHGGYDDPPDTLRAKLCAAGNSMFTRLSEELKFPVKRTGSLVVARGRDELPRLEELLENGIRNGVEGLRIVEKSELKSLEPYISDEFNFALLCSSAGITEPWMVAISSSINVSENGGKIITSDEVVGGTMRNGRIEKVLLRSGRKLRADLVINAAGVFFERVASSFGVDVPSVKLRKGEYILLDKKASSLVKRIIFPLPTAEGKGRLVVPTVDGGVLLGPTSVELPGFTPEDVSTTYEGLVSVRNSGEYLIPGIDNPGWYVKSFAGLRPETDQKDFYIRKAEELENFITVGAIRSPGLTAAPAIAEYVVTRIVPETGIRLVERDDFVSSIKERERIKELSFERASQLIDKDPAYGRIVCQCNEVSETEVIQAIRDGARTVDGIKFRTRAGFGRCQGGFCSSSIARILARELKKDLSEIRQNNERSWIVSEKVRQ; from the coding sequence ATGCAGGCGGTGGTTATTGGTGGTGGAGTTGTCGGTTCGCTAATTGCCCGAGAACTCACAAGATACAAAATTGAAGTCGTTCTGGTTGAGAAGTCCGAGGATATAGGTCAAGGCGTTACCAAGGCGAATTCGGCGATTTTGCATGGTGGTTACGATGATCCGCCAGATACTCTAAGAGCGAAACTTTGTGCCGCCGGGAATTCGATGTTTACCAGGCTTTCTGAAGAGCTAAAGTTTCCTGTTAAGAGGACAGGGTCACTTGTGGTCGCCAGAGGCAGAGACGAACTGCCAAGACTTGAGGAGCTCCTTGAAAACGGCATCAGAAATGGTGTGGAAGGACTCAGAATTGTTGAGAAGAGTGAACTGAAGAGTCTAGAACCATACATTTCTGATGAGTTCAACTTTGCACTTCTTTGCAGCAGTGCCGGTATTACCGAGCCATGGATGGTAGCTATCTCTTCATCGATAAACGTCTCTGAAAACGGAGGCAAAATAATCACAAGCGATGAGGTAGTGGGCGGTACTATGAGAAATGGGAGGATTGAGAAGGTTCTTCTAAGATCGGGAAGAAAGCTAAGGGCTGATTTAGTGATAAACGCTGCGGGGGTATTCTTCGAGAGAGTTGCATCAAGCTTCGGAGTTGATGTGCCTTCCGTTAAATTGAGAAAGGGAGAGTACATTCTTTTGGATAAGAAAGCAAGTTCGCTTGTAAAAAGGATTATCTTTCCACTCCCAACTGCCGAAGGGAAAGGAAGACTCGTTGTTCCAACGGTTGATGGAGGTGTTCTACTTGGTCCCACTTCTGTCGAGTTGCCGGGATTTACTCCTGAAGATGTAAGTACTACTTATGAGGGGCTGGTCTCTGTTAGAAATTCCGGGGAGTATCTGATTCCCGGAATAGACAATCCAGGCTGGTATGTCAAGTCCTTTGCCGGACTAAGACCGGAGACAGATCAGAAGGATTTCTACATAAGAAAGGCAGAAGAACTAGAGAACTTCATCACGGTTGGAGCCATCAGGTCTCCCGGATTAACTGCAGCACCGGCGATTGCAGAATATGTTGTGACTAGAATAGTCCCCGAAACAGGAATTCGCCTGGTCGAAAGAGATGATTTCGTTTCTAGCATCAAAGAGAGAGAGAGAATAAAAGAGCTTTCGTTTGAGCGAGCATCACAACTCATTGACAAGGATCCCGCCTATGGAAGGATTGTATGCCAGTGCAACGAGGTATCTGAGACAGAGGTGATTCAGGCAATAAGAGATGGAGCGAGGACTGTGGATGGAATTAAGTTTAGAACAAGAGCTGGTTTTGGTAGATGTCAAGGCGGATTTTGCAGTTCAAGTATTGCCAGAATTCTGGCCAGAGAGCTGAAAAAAGACCTGTCGGAGATTAGACAGAACAATGAAAGAAGCTGGATAGTAAGCGAGAAGGTGAGACAATGA
- a CDS encoding sugar transferase — MDRLWYLLDLSLALPLLLNGFDAFIAALGVCVFISFSMRGYEGITFSDPDKQKASSLGSVVLSCLFGALLIRLSPWIALPTLTLTALRYFFLYRLSHESFNEEKLMLIEREPIETKKTYDRIKRVLDIVLGVAMLVLFGPVIGVIVLTSVISSGRPVFICQKRIGKDCREFEMYKFRTFETKAGKDRITRLGRFLRPLRLDELPQIINIIKGDMSLVGPRPELPSFHSLGMENIPDYPLRLLVKPGLTGWAQINYKYTTTLEEYKVKTAYDLYYVKNRSLMLDFRCLLKTPFAVFLALLRSDG, encoded by the coding sequence ATGGACAGGCTATGGTATTTGCTGGATCTTTCTCTAGCTTTGCCGCTCTTATTGAACGGTTTTGATGCGTTTATCGCAGCTCTTGGTGTATGTGTCTTTATTAGCTTTTCTATGCGCGGTTACGAGGGAATCACTTTTTCCGATCCAGATAAGCAGAAGGCTTCTTCCCTTGGATCCGTTGTTTTGTCTTGCTTATTCGGGGCTTTGTTGATTCGTTTATCACCATGGATAGCCCTACCTACTCTGACACTTACCGCTCTGAGATACTTCTTTCTATACAGGCTTTCTCACGAGAGCTTCAATGAAGAGAAGTTGATGCTTATTGAAAGAGAACCAATAGAAACCAAGAAAACCTACGACAGAATCAAGAGAGTACTTGACATAGTCCTCGGAGTCGCGATGCTCGTCCTGTTCGGCCCTGTCATCGGAGTAATTGTGCTGACCTCAGTTATCTCTAGCGGAAGACCTGTATTTATTTGCCAGAAGAGGATCGGAAAGGACTGCAGGGAATTCGAAATGTATAAGTTTAGAACTTTTGAAACAAAGGCGGGTAAAGATAGGATTACTCGCCTAGGCAGATTCTTGAGACCTCTAAGATTGGATGAACTTCCTCAGATAATCAACATCATAAAGGGAGACATGAGCTTAGTCGGGCCAAGGCCAGAGCTCCCATCATTTCACAGCCTCGGAATGGAGAACATACCCGATTACCCACTAAGACTCTTAGTCAAACCCGGACTCACAGGTTGGGCGCAGATCAATTACAAGTACACAACAACACTTGAAGAGTACAAAGTAAAAACTGCTTACGACCTCTATTATGTCAAGAACAGGTCGTTGATGCTAGACTTCAGGTGTCTCTTGAAAACACCCTTTGCAGTGTTTCTGGCTCTGCTGAGAAGCGATGGCTGA
- a CDS encoding glycerol-3-phosphate responsive antiterminator, which yields MLKGIIAALWDRKERPEAVIPETVFFLNGGLFEVQERIDQFKSAGKRVFVDIDFVSGLSGDEDSVIYLKKSGVDGIITAKLRIFKQAVNVGLNQSLLRFFVLDSRAVDKGIQQIVSNGIRNIEILPGIVAAKIAPKIRAHAPDITIVAAGLIDTAEEIETLKKHVDAVSTSSTTLWSYRW from the coding sequence ATGCTTAAGGGAATCATTGCAGCTTTATGGGATAGAAAAGAGAGGCCGGAAGCCGTTATACCGGAGACGGTTTTTTTTCTCAATGGAGGTTTGTTTGAAGTTCAAGAGAGAATAGACCAGTTCAAATCTGCTGGCAAAAGGGTATTTGTTGATATCGATTTCGTGTCTGGACTTTCTGGAGATGAAGACAGCGTTATCTACCTTAAGAAGAGCGGGGTAGATGGGATAATCACGGCTAAACTAAGGATTTTTAAGCAAGCCGTTAACGTTGGTTTGAATCAGAGCTTGTTGAGGTTCTTCGTTCTTGACTCGAGGGCCGTTGACAAAGGAATACAGCAAATCGTATCTAATGGTATAAGAAATATTGAGATACTCCCTGGAATTGTTGCGGCGAAAATCGCCCCAAAGATCAGAGCACACGCACCCGACATAACGATTGTCGCCGCTGGACTCATAGATACCGCTGAAGAGATTGAGACTCTCAAAAAACACGTGGATGCCGTTTCCACAAGTTCCACGACCCTATGGTCCTACAGATGGTAA
- a CDS encoding ABC transporter permease — translation MEFGYIVRRLLSAIPTVLLVTFLVFIAIHIVPGDVVDMMLGTQNYLSESQIEQLYTEYGLDKPLVVQYGIWVRNLLSFNLGTSLRTGRTVTELIRERFPVTLELSLFSLGFAMLFGIPMGIISAIKRNGFIDNFVRIIGLIGLSSPSFWVGAIFIVLFSGTFHGFNLFGYVRPGVDLISNLQVMFLPSLTLGLMVAAQILRITRTSMLDVLNQDYVRTARAKGVSVRNVIFKHSLRNALVPVVTLSGIQLGYLLGGTIVIENMFALPGMGRLLLNVVNERDYPVVQGIVLFIGILIVMLNIAVDIIYTLIDPRVELR, via the coding sequence ATGGAGTTCGGATACATTGTCAGGAGGTTGCTTTCGGCAATCCCCACTGTTCTCTTAGTAACATTTTTGGTTTTCATTGCAATCCACATAGTTCCCGGCGATGTGGTGGACATGATGCTAGGAACTCAGAACTATCTTAGTGAAAGCCAAATAGAGCAGCTCTATACTGAATATGGTCTAGATAAGCCTTTAGTCGTTCAGTATGGAATATGGGTGAGAAACCTCCTTTCTTTCAATCTAGGAACTTCACTTAGAACGGGAAGAACCGTAACCGAACTAATAAGAGAGAGATTTCCCGTTACTCTTGAACTGTCATTATTCTCTCTTGGATTCGCTATGTTGTTTGGTATTCCAATGGGAATCATATCTGCAATCAAAAGAAATGGTTTCATTGACAATTTCGTAAGGATAATCGGCCTCATCGGTCTTTCGTCCCCATCCTTTTGGGTGGGGGCGATCTTCATAGTTCTCTTCTCAGGTACCTTTCACGGCTTCAATCTCTTTGGCTATGTAAGACCGGGAGTAGATCTAATTTCCAATCTTCAAGTGATGTTTCTTCCTTCGCTCACATTGGGTTTGATGGTTGCTGCCCAGATCTTAAGGATTACGAGAACCTCGATGCTGGACGTGCTGAATCAGGATTATGTTAGGACGGCAAGAGCAAAGGGGGTAAGTGTGCGAAATGTTATTTTTAAGCATTCACTGAGAAACGCTCTGGTTCCTGTGGTAACGCTTTCCGGCATTCAGCTTGGATATCTTCTTGGCGGGACAATCGTTATTGAGAATATGTTTGCGCTTCCGGGAATGGGAAGACTTCTTCTCAATGTAGTGAATGAAAGAGACTACCCAGTTGTTCAGGGAATTGTTCTTTTTATAGGTATTCTGATAGTTATGTTGAACATAGCGGTAGACATAATATACACACTCATCGATCCTCGTGTTGAACTTCGGTAG
- a CDS encoding ABC transporter substrate-binding protein produces the protein MRKYLALLLITVLSVALFAVSGVLVMAIETEPVGFDPTLVTAFASHRVLENVYDGLLKYDENMNLIPNLAVDFEVVDPYTIVFEIREGVKFHNGESLTVEDVLFTFERIRDPEVKAPAATYYGEVESIKAIEGNKVEFKLKIPMASSLLPNFAGVNSAILSKSFVESGANLQLVTNGTGPFFMAEFVAGNYITLRKNTEYFVEGLPYLSEIKMMIMPEEVTRVSALRNGDVDLAKISEPLSLRQLPSDRFKIYRTPVLSYYLLGFNTTRGPLSKPEVRNALNYAVNREMIVKAVAFDEATITGPLNPELDFWALQPNEFEEYTYNPAKAKQLLTEAGYPNGFEFEIVAAQRYNFDKVAQVIQAQLAEVGVTAKINIVEWGIFISKWRESDFDSFISMNSGSIDPDIQFNRTFRTGGSTNVFLYSNPEVDELLDRGRSESDIVARQKIYGELQKKLVEDSPILFLYSANTIFASNNAVQGFRSLANESLVFLRETRKE, from the coding sequence GTGAGAAAGTATCTGGCATTGCTTCTAATAACTGTATTGTCTGTAGCGCTGTTCGCAGTAAGCGGCGTATTGGTGATGGCTATCGAAACCGAACCTGTAGGATTCGATCCGACTCTTGTGACTGCTTTTGCTTCGCACAGAGTTCTTGAAAACGTCTATGACGGTCTCCTGAAGTACGATGAGAACATGAACCTAATACCTAACCTTGCTGTAGACTTCGAAGTTGTCGATCCTTATACCATCGTGTTCGAGATCAGAGAAGGAGTCAAATTCCACAACGGAGAATCCCTAACTGTTGAAGATGTTTTGTTCACATTTGAAAGGATTAGAGACCCGGAAGTGAAAGCTCCCGCAGCCACTTACTATGGTGAAGTCGAATCTATAAAGGCCATAGAAGGCAACAAAGTCGAGTTCAAGTTAAAGATTCCAATGGCCTCTTCTCTCTTACCTAACTTTGCAGGTGTCAATAGCGCAATACTTTCGAAGAGTTTTGTAGAGTCAGGAGCAAATCTTCAGCTCGTGACGAATGGAACAGGCCCGTTCTTTATGGCCGAATTTGTAGCAGGTAACTACATAACGCTGAGAAAGAACACCGAGTACTTTGTGGAGGGACTTCCTTATCTAAGCGAAATAAAGATGATGATCATGCCTGAGGAGGTAACACGGGTCTCCGCGCTAAGAAACGGAGATGTCGATCTGGCAAAGATTAGCGAGCCGCTTAGTTTGAGACAACTGCCCTCAGATAGATTCAAGATATATAGAACACCTGTTCTAAGCTATTACTTGTTGGGGTTCAACACAACCAGAGGTCCTCTAAGTAAGCCAGAGGTTAGGAATGCTCTGAATTATGCAGTAAACAGAGAGATGATCGTCAAGGCGGTTGCATTCGACGAAGCAACTATAACAGGTCCTCTAAACCCGGAACTTGATTTTTGGGCGCTCCAGCCAAATGAGTTTGAGGAGTACACTTACAACCCAGCAAAGGCGAAACAGCTGCTAACGGAGGCAGGCTATCCAAATGGTTTTGAGTTTGAGATAGTTGCTGCCCAGAGATATAACTTCGACAAGGTTGCCCAAGTTATTCAAGCTCAGCTTGCGGAAGTTGGCGTCACAGCAAAGATAAACATTGTGGAATGGGGTATCTTCATTAGCAAATGGAGAGAAAGCGATTTCGATTCTTTCATTTCCATGAACAGTGGTTCTATTGATCCGGATATTCAGTTCAACAGGACCTTCAGAACCGGTGGATCAACCAATGTATTCCTTTACAGCAATCCCGAGGTCGATGAACTCCTTGACAGAGGAAGAAGCGAGTCGGATATTGTTGCAAGACAGAAGATCTATGGAGAGCTCCAGAAAAAGCTTGTGGAAGACTCACCGATTCTGTTCCTGTATTCGGCAAACACGATATTCGCTTCGAATAACGCTGTTCAAGGGTTCAGATCTCTGGCTAACGAGAGTCTTGTTTTCTTGAGAGAAACTCGCAAAGAGTAA
- a CDS encoding FAD-dependent oxidoreductase: protein MKRLITDVLVIGGGAAGMAGAFSAAKQGVKVTLLEREAVVGGVLNQCIHNGFGLQFYHEELTGPEFAARLQSEMSQERVDVIGESYVREIDVRRKEALVLSPQGAFKIESRALVISTGARERPFGSLLIQGDRPSGVLPAGLAQRFVNLENYLPSRRAVVLGSGDIGLIMARRLTLEGVEVVAVVERMPYPGGLTRNIVQCLEDYGIPLLLSTTVTGIYGNGRLEEVEISRVDEKFTPVPGTSKKLKTDTLILSAGLLPQVEDFDNDLMIDPVNRGFIVSNTGESSIEGVFAAGNNVAVFDLVDYVAAEGWIAGRHAALFSLGENTSGDRVPVIRGENVGVLVPSIVDMEEHLRLYIRLRKPMDEGRVVLKELNYEKGFSYGVPSEMIQVVINKDKLAPLLDAGQLTVEVLT from the coding sequence ATGAAGAGACTCATCACAGACGTACTTGTAATTGGCGGGGGAGCCGCAGGAATGGCCGGTGCCTTCAGCGCAGCGAAACAGGGTGTCAAAGTAACCCTGCTCGAAAGAGAGGCAGTAGTTGGCGGCGTCTTGAATCAGTGCATTCACAATGGTTTTGGACTTCAGTTTTATCATGAAGAACTTACTGGTCCGGAGTTTGCAGCTCGACTACAGAGTGAGATGAGTCAGGAAAGGGTAGATGTGATAGGTGAATCATATGTTCGGGAAATTGATGTCCGGAGGAAGGAAGCTTTGGTGTTGTCACCACAAGGTGCCTTCAAAATAGAGTCAAGGGCTCTCGTGATTTCGACCGGTGCAAGAGAGAGACCATTTGGGTCATTGCTGATACAAGGAGATAGACCTTCTGGGGTTCTGCCAGCTGGACTGGCACAGAGATTTGTCAATCTGGAGAACTATCTGCCGTCAAGACGTGCAGTTGTACTTGGTTCGGGGGATATTGGGTTGATAATGGCCAGAAGACTAACCCTTGAGGGTGTCGAGGTTGTGGCAGTAGTTGAGCGAATGCCGTATCCAGGTGGGCTTACGCGAAACATTGTTCAGTGTCTAGAGGACTATGGTATCCCGCTTCTTCTGTCGACAACGGTTACTGGCATTTATGGCAACGGAAGGCTTGAGGAAGTTGAGATCTCAAGAGTCGATGAGAAATTCACGCCTGTTCCTGGCACCTCGAAGAAATTGAAGACAGACACGCTGATTCTATCGGCAGGATTGTTGCCACAGGTTGAGGATTTCGATAATGATTTGATGATAGATCCTGTTAATCGAGGTTTCATCGTTTCCAATACCGGTGAAAGTAGCATAGAAGGTGTCTTCGCTGCAGGAAACAATGTGGCTGTGTTTGACCTGGTTGATTATGTGGCAGCTGAGGGTTGGATAGCTGGCCGACATGCTGCTCTTTTCTCACTTGGCGAGAACACGTCAGGTGACCGAGTTCCGGTCATAAGAGGAGAAAACGTGGGAGTACTGGTTCCAAGCATTGTCGATATGGAAGAACACTTGAGATTGTACATAAGACTGAGGAAGCCCATGGATGAGGGAAGAGTAGTACTAAAGGAGTTGAACTACGAAAAGGGTTTTTCTTACGGAGTTCCAAGTGAGATGATCCAAGTGGTCATAAACAAGGATAAGCTGGCTCCTCTCCTGGATGCAGGACAACTGACTGTAGAGGTGTTAACATGA